The following proteins are co-located in the Streptococcus downei MFe28 genome:
- the recF gene encoding DNA replication/repair protein RecF (All proteins in this family for which functions are known are DNA-binding proteins that assist the filamentation of RecA onto DNA for the initiation of recombination or recombinational repair.), whose amino-acid sequence MWLESISLKNFRNYAQMTAEFSSGLNIFLGQNAQGKTNFLEAIYFLALTRSHRTRLDKELINFQAKDLSVSGLLQRRGGKLPLEINLSDKGRTTKVNYLKQTKLSDYIGHMTVVLFAPEDLQLVKGAPGLRRKFLDIDLGQIKPVYLADLSNYNHVLKQRNAYLKTAQTIDKDYLAVIDEQLADFGSRVMEHRYQFVQDLTQEADKHHHVISNQLEHLKISYQSSVKFQDSANIKQNFQEQLAKSFSRDSFKKNTGVGPHRDDLAFFINDMNASFASQGQQRSLILSLKLAEIELIKAITGDSPILLLDDVMSELDNHRQLRLLDGIKENVQTFITTTSLDHLQGLPDDLKIFTVSQGTIKTSD is encoded by the coding sequence ATGTGGTTAGAATCTATTTCTCTCAAAAATTTTCGTAATTATGCTCAGATGACTGCTGAATTTTCTAGCGGTCTCAATATTTTTCTGGGACAAAATGCCCAAGGTAAGACTAACTTCCTCGAAGCAATCTACTTTCTCGCCTTAACTCGTAGTCACAGAACGCGTTTAGACAAGGAACTCATTAATTTTCAAGCCAAGGACTTATCAGTCTCAGGTCTTTTGCAAAGAAGGGGAGGTAAGCTCCCCCTAGAAATCAATCTGTCTGATAAGGGTCGAACGACCAAAGTTAACTATCTCAAACAAACTAAGTTATCCGATTATATTGGTCATATGACCGTGGTTCTCTTTGCCCCTGAAGATTTGCAGTTAGTCAAAGGAGCACCTGGTTTACGGCGGAAGTTCTTAGATATTGACTTGGGCCAGATCAAACCGGTCTATCTGGCTGACCTCTCTAATTATAATCATGTTTTAAAGCAGCGCAATGCCTACCTCAAGACGGCCCAGACCATTGACAAAGATTATTTGGCTGTCATAGATGAGCAACTAGCTGATTTTGGCAGTCGGGTCATGGAGCACCGTTATCAATTTGTCCAGGACCTGACCCAAGAGGCCGACAAACACCACCATGTTATTTCCAATCAGCTGGAACACCTAAAAATTTCCTACCAATCGTCGGTTAAATTTCAAGACTCAGCTAACATCAAGCAAAATTTCCAGGAACAATTGGCCAAATCATTTAGCCGAGATAGTTTCAAGAAAAATACCGGAGTGGGACCACACCGCGATGATCTAGCTTTTTTTATCAATGATATGAATGCTTCTTTTGCTAGTCAAGGTCAGCAACGTAGCCTGATTTTATCGCTAAAGTTGGCAGAAATTGAGCTAATCAAGGCCATCACTGGAGATAGTCCTATACTCCTGCTGGATGATGTGATGAGTGAACTTGACAACCACCGTCAACTTCGTTTACTAGATGGCATCAAGGAAAATGTCCAAACTTTTATTACCACGACCAGCTTAGATCATTTACAGGGCCTACCAGATGACCTAAAAATCTTTACGGTTAGCCAGGGTACTATAAAAACCAGTGACTAA